The Magnolia sinica isolate HGM2019 chromosome 9, MsV1, whole genome shotgun sequence genome contains a region encoding:
- the LOC131256906 gene encoding putative pentatricopeptide repeat-containing protein At3g25970: MFCRETLKSPFQRLSRRNRYGHCSRHTTCPFLIPRNIQTTPSNTPARTHAHVIKTGMIADTYTANTILATYSKCGVLIDARNLFEEIPQRDTVSWNSMIAGYVNGGDYEAAWLLLRAMRMGGFGLDQYTFGSTLKAIASVNCVGFGRQIHTVVIKMGFEQNVFSGSALVDMYAKCRRIEDASAVFERMPDRNSVSWNAMIAGCGLADDCANAFLLLNRMERIGMWPDEATFASVLTLLDGPKFYKLTSQLHAKIIKNGRASDTIACNATITAYSECGSIDDAVEAFDDMEATRDLVSWNSMLAAYAWHDRGANAIELFVKMKELGIDQDMYTYTSAISACFEQEQQNQGKSLHGLVIKAGFEHTITVANSLIAMYLKSDDKSMEDAIKCFDSMDSRDNVSCNSILTGFSQNGLSEEALRFFGRMRSSHQEIDHYAFSAVLRSCSDLAVLQLGRQVHALVLKLGFESNDFVASSLIFMYSKCGVLEDSRRSFDETQQDSSITWNSIIFGYAQHGLGKTSLDLFSQMQQSKLKPDHITFVGILSACSHVGLVEEGLNFLRSMEPVHGIPLRMEHYACGVDIFGRAGRLDEAKALIESMPFKPDAMVWKTLLGACRNHGNIEMAIEIARLLLVLEPEEHSTYVLLSNMYAGFGRWGERAMIKRVMRDRGLRKVPGWSWIEVKNKVHTFNAEDRSHPQVEEIYEMLGELMEEIGRSDYVAIVDFSTHDADYEGIDCRL, from the coding sequence ATGTTCTGTAGAGAAACATTGAAGAGCCCCTTTCAACGCCTTTCTCGGAGAAACCGTTATGGCCATTGCTCCCGCCACACCACCTGCCCTTTCCTTATACCACGCAACATCCAAACCACACCGTCGAACACGCCAGCGAGAACCCACGCGCACGTTATCAAGACCGGAATGATTGCAGACACATACACGGCCAACACCATACTTGCGACGTACTCAAAGTGTGGGGTACTGATCGATGCTCGCAACCTGTTTGAGGAAATTCCTCAAAGAGACACTGTCTCTTGGAATTCGATGATCGCAGGTTACGTTAATGGCGGGGATTATGAAGCAGCTTGGCTGCTTTTGAGGGCCATGAGAATGGGTGGATTTGGGCTTGATCAGTATACGTTCGGGAGCACTCTTAAAGCCATCGCAAGCGTGAATTGTGTTGGTTTTGGCCGGCAAATTCATACGGTTGTTATCAAGATGGGTTTTGAACAAAATGTATTCTCAGGAAGTGCGCTTGTGGACATGTATGCAAAATGCAGGAGGATTGAAGATGCGAGTGCTGTCTTCGAACGCATGCCGGATCGTAATTCAGTGTCATGGAATGCCATGATCGCGGGGTGCGGTCTAGCGGATGACTGTGCTAATGCTTTCTTGCTTCTTAACCGCATGGAAAGGATCGGTATGTGGCCCGACGAGGCCACGTTTGCCAGTGTCTTGACATTGCTTGATGGACCCAAGTTTTATAAATTAACATCTCAGCTCCATGCCAAGATTATTAAAAATGGCCGGGCATCTGACACCATCGCCTGCAATGCAACCATCACGGCCTATTCGGAATGTGGGTCCATTGACGATGCTGTAGAGGCATTCGATGACATGGAAGCCACTCGAGATTTGGTATCATGGAATTCCATGCTGGCGGCTTATGCATGGCATGATCGTGGGGCCAATGCCATTGAGCTCTTCGTCAAAATGAAAGAGCTCGGCATTGATCAAGATATGTATACATACACTAGTGCTATAAGCGCTTGTTTCGAGCAAGAacaacaaaatcaaggaaaatccTTACATGGGTTAGTAATAAAAGCAGGATTTGAGCATACAATCACTGTGGCAAATTCATTGATTGCGATGTATCTCAAATCGGATGATAAATCCATGGAAGACGCGATAAAGTGCTTTGATTCCATGGACTCAAGAGACAATGTCTCCTGCAACTCGATCCTAACCGGGTTTTCACAAAACGGATTGAGTGAAGAGGCCTTAAGGTTCTTTGGAAGGATGAGATCATCCCATCAGGAGATTGATCACTATGCTTTTTCTGCGGTGCTGCGATCATGCTCGGATTTAGCAGTCCTCCAATTGGGTAGACAAGTTCATGCCTTGGTTCTTAAATTGGGCTTTGAGTCAAATGATTTCGTCGCTAGTTCCTTGATATTCATGTATTCCAAATGTGGGGTCCTCGAAGATTCGAGAAGATCCTTTGATGAAACACAACAAGACAGCTCAATTACGTGGAATTCGATCATTTTTGGATATGCTCAACATGGGCTAGGTAAAACCTCTCTCGATCTCTTCTCCCAAATGCAACAAAGCAAGCTGAAACCTGATCACATAACATTTGTTGGCATTCTATCTGCCTGTAGTCACGTTGGTTTAGTAGAAGAAGGCTTGAATTTTCTAAGATCAATGGAACCCGTCCATGGGATCCCACTTCGTATGGAACACTATGCTTGTGGGGTTGATATTTTTGGTCGAGCTGGGCGTCTTGACGAGGCAAAAGCGCTGATAGAATCAATGCCATTCAAACCAGATGCCATGGTCTGGAAGACTCTATTAGGTGCATGTAGAAATCATGGAAATATTGAGATGGCTATTGAGATAGCAAGGCTTTTGCTAGTACTTGAGCCTGAAGAGCACTCCACATACGTTCTTCTCTCAAACATGTACGCAGGCTTCGGAAGGTGGGGTGAACGAGCTATGATCAAGAGGGTGATGAGGGATAGAGGGCTGAGAAAGGTCCCTGGTTGGAGTTGGATTGAAGTGAAGAACAAGGTCCACACATTCAATGCTGAAGATAGGTCTCACCCACAAGTCGAAGAGATTTATGAGATGTTGGGGGAGCTGATGGAGGAGATTGGGAGGTCTGATTATGTTGCTATTGTGGATTTTTCAACTCATGATGCGGATTATGAAGGGATCGATTGCAGATTATGA